A single Spartobacteria bacterium DNA region contains:
- the csrA gene encoding carbon storage regulator: MLVLTRKSEQSVMIGNNIEIKILAVRGDQVSIGFDAPDEVSIYRKEVYDAIQKENRQARQQSATADLSELQSKFSTFFDRATK, from the coding sequence ATGCTCGTACTGACAAGGAAGTCGGAACAAAGCGTAATGATCGGCAACAACATCGAAATTAAGATCTTGGCCGTACGCGGAGATCAGGTAAGCATCGGCTTCGATGCACCCGATGAAGTAAGTATCTATCGAAAAGAAGTCTATGATGCCATTCAGAAAGAAAACCGTCAGGCAAGACAGCAATCCGCCACCGCCGATTTAAGTGAACTGCAGAGCAAGTTCAGCACTTTTTTTGACCGCGCAACCAAATAA
- a CDS encoding DegT/DnrJ/EryC1/StrS family aminotransferase translates to MNIPLLDLKAQYATLRHEIEPAVLSVFESQYFIMGPEVAACEKELAEYCHCTHAVGVSSGSDALLIALMAEDIGPGDEVITTPYTFFATVGSIARTGATPVFVDIDPVSFNINPALIEAAITEKTKAIIPVHLYGQMADMDSVMDIARRHKLVVIEDAAQAIGSEYHGHRAGSMGDYGCFSFFPSKNLGGAGDGGLVTIKDAEKAEKVRMLRNHGMEPKYYHQIIGGNFRLDALQAAVVRRKLPYLDQWSAGRLFNALRYDRLFNIPELAGFLTTPSHPAAMVLDDTTHQGHRHIFNQYIIRVKNRDKLKQHLVDQHVGCDIYYPVPLHMQQCFACLGYKEGDFPQSERAAKETLALPIYPELNDEQAAYVAECIIAFYRK, encoded by the coding sequence ATGAACATACCGTTGCTGGACTTAAAAGCGCAATACGCTACATTGCGCCACGAAATAGAACCTGCTGTTTTATCCGTTTTTGAATCGCAATATTTTATCATGGGCCCGGAAGTGGCTGCCTGCGAAAAAGAACTCGCCGAGTACTGTCACTGCACCCATGCCGTGGGGGTCTCATCAGGTTCTGATGCCCTGCTGATTGCACTGATGGCGGAGGACATTGGCCCCGGAGACGAAGTTATCACGACGCCCTATACCTTTTTTGCCACGGTGGGGTCGATCGCACGTACAGGCGCAACGCCGGTCTTTGTTGATATTGATCCGGTCAGCTTCAATATAAATCCCGCTTTAATTGAAGCGGCGATCACTGAAAAAACCAAAGCCATTATCCCCGTCCATCTTTATGGACAGATGGCTGATATGGACTCCGTCATGGATATTGCCCGGCGGCATAAACTGGTGGTCATTGAGGATGCGGCACAAGCCATCGGATCAGAATATCATGGCCACCGTGCAGGCTCCATGGGGGACTACGGCTGCTTTTCCTTTTTCCCGTCAAAAAATCTGGGCGGCGCGGGTGACGGCGGTCTCGTTACAATAAAAGATGCAGAAAAAGCCGAAAAAGTGCGAATGCTTCGTAATCACGGCATGGAACCCAAGTATTATCATCAGATCATCGGCGGAAACTTCCGTCTGGATGCCTTACAGGCGGCCGTTGTTCGCCGCAAACTCCCCTATCTGGATCAATGGAGTGCCGGCAGACTTTTTAACGCCCTGCGTTATGACCGTTTATTCAACATACCCGAACTGGCCGGGTTCCTGACCACACCATCCCATCCAGCCGCTATGGTTTTAGATGATACAACGCATCAGGGACATCGTCACATTTTCAATCAGTATATCATCCGCGTTAAAAACAGAGATAAGCTGAAACAGCATCTGGTCGATCAGCATGTCGGTTGCGACATCTATTATCCCGTGCCGCTTCACATGCAGCAATGCTTTGCCTGTCTGGGCTATAAAGAAGGTGATTTCCCACAAAGCGAACGGGCCGCAAAAGAAACGCTGGCACTGCCGATCTACCCGGAACTGAATGATGAACAGGCCGCCTATGTGGCGGAATGCATCATCGCCTTCTATCGTAAATAA
- a CDS encoding flavodoxin family protein: MEQAVQSNNPHPKVLGIGGSPRKGGNSDVILQHVLKGVTDQSCAAEGIHLRDVHYQGCIGCECCRKDKICTGLKDGMSLIYQDILESQGLVLVSPTHQYNITSWMKAFIDRLYCFYDFNNNRPRGWSSRLTGQQRKAIVVGICEQEKVEDMGFTLDAMRLPLEALGYEVITAWPVFRLFDRAKIKENQELLHYAKQLGADLAQSL; the protein is encoded by the coding sequence ATGGAACAGGCAGTGCAATCGAATAACCCGCACCCGAAGGTGTTAGGCATTGGTGGAAGTCCGCGCAAAGGCGGTAATTCGGATGTGATTTTGCAGCATGTATTGAAGGGCGTGACCGATCAATCCTGCGCGGCGGAAGGCATACATTTGCGCGATGTTCACTATCAGGGGTGCATCGGGTGTGAGTGCTGCCGAAAGGATAAGATATGCACGGGGTTAAAAGACGGTATGTCGCTGATCTATCAGGATATTCTCGAATCTCAGGGGCTGGTTCTTGTATCGCCGACGCATCAGTATAATATCACGTCATGGATGAAAGCCTTTATTGATCGACTGTATTGTTTTTATGATTTTAATAACAACCGCCCGCGCGGATGGTCGAGTCGATTGACTGGGCAGCAGCGCAAGGCCATTGTGGTGGGTATCTGTGAGCAGGAAAAGGTAGAGGATATGGGATTTACACTGGATGCCATGCGGTTGCCCCTTGAAGCCCTTGGTTATGAGGTCATCACGGCCTGGCCTGTTTTTAGACTTTTTGACAGAGCGAAGATCAAAGAAAATCAAGAGTTGTTACATTATGCCAAACAGCTGGGTGCGGATTTGGCTCAATCTCTTTAG
- the gmd gene encoding GDP-mannose 4,6-dehydratase, whose product MAKKKAFVTGINGQDGSYLAEFLLEKGYEVHGLVRRSSSINTTRIDHLYHDRHSKGFDFFLHYGDMTDSSNLIHLMTAINPDEVYNLAAQSHVKVSFEVPEYTAETDALGTLRLLEAVRNVKADCRFYQASTSELFGLVQEVPQSETTPFYPRSPYGVAKQYAYWITVNYRESYNLFACNGILFNHESPRRGETFVTRKITMAAAKIKCKQQDILYVGNVNALRDWGYAPDYVRGMWMMMQNDAPEDFVLATGEMHTVREFIERTFARLDMPIEWHGEAEKEYGVDKNTGNVVVRVDPRYYRPSEVEQLLGNPAKAKRIMGWEPEVKFARLVELMTDADLEKAEQHLI is encoded by the coding sequence ATGGCAAAAAAGAAAGCATTTGTTACAGGCATTAACGGACAGGATGGTTCTTATTTAGCAGAATTTCTGCTGGAAAAAGGATACGAGGTTCATGGACTGGTTCGTCGCTCAAGCAGCATCAATACAACCCGTATTGATCACCTCTATCATGACCGGCACTCCAAAGGATTCGATTTTTTTCTGCATTACGGTGATATGACGGATTCCAGTAATCTGATTCATCTGATGACCGCAATCAACCCCGATGAAGTCTATAATCTGGCGGCACAATCGCATGTAAAAGTCTCGTTTGAAGTACCCGAATATACAGCCGAAACCGATGCACTGGGCACCCTTCGTCTGCTGGAAGCCGTACGCAATGTCAAAGCCGACTGTCGTTTTTACCAGGCGTCGACCTCGGAGCTCTTTGGACTGGTGCAGGAAGTACCCCAAAGTGAAACCACGCCCTTTTATCCCCGTTCGCCCTATGGCGTAGCGAAACAATATGCCTACTGGATCACAGTCAATTATCGCGAGTCCTACAATCTGTTTGCGTGCAACGGCATCCTGTTCAATCATGAATCACCGCGTCGCGGCGAAACCTTTGTCACCCGCAAAATCACTATGGCGGCGGCCAAAATCAAATGCAAACAGCAAGACATCTTATACGTTGGCAACGTCAATGCGCTGCGTGACTGGGGTTATGCACCGGACTATGTTCGCGGCATGTGGATGATGATGCAGAACGACGCCCCGGAAGACTTTGTCCTGGCCACAGGTGAAATGCATACGGTGCGTGAATTCATCGAGCGTACCTTTGCCAGACTGGACATGCCGATTGAATGGCACGGCGAAGCAGAGAAAGAATACGGCGTGGACAAAAACACCGGCAACGTTGTGGTTCGTGTGGATCCCCGTTACTACCGTCCATCGGAAGTGGAACAGCTGCTCGGCAATCCCGCCAAGGCGAAACGCATTATGGGCTGGGAACCGGAGGTCAAATTTGCCCGTCTGGTAGAGCTCATGACCGACGCCGATCTGGAAAAAGCAGAGCAACACCTTATATAG
- a CDS encoding aspartate ammonia-lyase, which translates to MFRTETDHLGSLDVPDTALWGIHTQRALLNFPLKRTRVPLSLIYALVQVKKACCLANGELGFLSVDMVTAMVQACDEILEGRHDAAFPLDALQGGAGTSTNMNVNEVIANRANQLLGKETGGYAPVCPIGTVNLHQSTNDVYPTAVKVAAIYGVRRLSEALQRLQGCFQTLEKAFSEIPKMGRTEMVDAVPLTLGKEFSAFAEAFARDRWRTFKCEERLRVVNLGGTAIGTGLTAPRKYIFLVIEKLRELTGLGVCRGDNAVDQTANADALVEVSGILDACACNCIKICRDLRLLAMQGEINLPPMQAGSSIMPGKVNPVIAESVIQIGMTVRANHMLVGESAAQGTLQINEFMPLLSHSLLDSIHLLTSGSDMLADYAEKITANESMCRKGLDHSLSIVTALLPVIGYEKAQALQDEYSGSMGEHPSFRAFLEDRFGVEEMAALLSPQKLNALGYR; encoded by the coding sequence ATGTTTCGAACAGAAACAGATCACCTGGGATCGCTGGATGTGCCTGATACGGCCTTGTGGGGCATTCACACACAGCGGGCTTTACTGAATTTTCCTTTAAAGCGGACACGCGTACCATTATCGCTGATTTATGCTCTGGTGCAGGTGAAAAAGGCCTGCTGTTTGGCCAACGGGGAACTGGGCTTTTTATCGGTGGATATGGTCACTGCGATGGTTCAGGCATGCGATGAGATTCTGGAGGGTCGGCATGACGCGGCCTTCCCGCTGGATGCGTTGCAGGGCGGCGCGGGAACGTCGACCAATATGAACGTCAACGAAGTGATTGCGAATCGGGCGAATCAGTTATTGGGCAAAGAAACGGGGGGCTATGCACCGGTTTGTCCCATAGGAACGGTCAATTTACATCAGTCGACCAATGATGTGTATCCCACAGCGGTGAAAGTCGCGGCTATTTATGGGGTGCGCCGCTTAAGCGAGGCGTTACAGCGTTTGCAGGGGTGTTTTCAGACCTTGGAAAAAGCCTTTTCAGAAATACCCAAGATGGGGCGAACTGAAATGGTGGATGCCGTGCCTCTGACGTTAGGCAAAGAATTTTCCGCCTTTGCCGAAGCCTTTGCCAGAGATCGCTGGCGCACATTCAAGTGTGAAGAACGACTGCGAGTGGTGAATCTGGGCGGTACGGCCATTGGGACAGGATTAACGGCGCCGAGGAAATACATCTTTCTGGTCATCGAGAAACTGCGCGAATTAACGGGACTGGGGGTTTGCCGCGGGGACAATGCGGTGGATCAGACCGCCAATGCGGATGCACTGGTGGAAGTCTCGGGCATATTGGATGCCTGTGCGTGTAATTGTATTAAAATTTGCCGAGACCTGCGTTTATTGGCGATGCAGGGGGAAATCAATCTGCCGCCCATGCAGGCAGGGTCATCTATCATGCCGGGAAAGGTCAATCCAGTCATTGCCGAGAGCGTCATTCAGATCGGTATGACGGTACGTGCAAACCACATGCTGGTTGGCGAATCTGCTGCGCAGGGAACGTTGCAGATCAACGAATTTATGCCGTTGTTATCCCATTCTTTATTGGATTCGATTCATTTATTGACGTCGGGGAGCGATATGCTGGCGGACTATGCGGAAAAGATTACAGCCAATGAATCCATGTGCCGGAAAGGGCTGGATCACAGTTTGTCGATTGTCACGGCGCTGCTGCCCGTCATTGGATACGAAAAGGCACAGGCACTGCAGGATGAATACAGCGGTTCCATGGGTGAACACCCTTCTTTCCGTGCGTTTTTAGAAGACCGGTTCGGCGTGGAGGAAATGGCGGCGCTCTTATCGCCGCAAAAACTTAATGCATTGGGATACAGATAG
- the hydF gene encoding [FeFe] hydrogenase H-cluster maturation GTPase HydF, whose product MQSTPKSNRLHIAFFGRTNVGKSSIVNCLADQDISITSDVPGTTTDVVEKAIELLPVGPVLLIDTAGLDDESILGSERVRKTQQVFHRADVVVLVTDGAHFGDCEEDVLRQARERNLPVIVMANKSDIQLLSGAMSALYESRHISVISCIAIDPVKREQIRNQFKTQLLQICPDDFMQPPPLVSDLVPPGRIIMLVVPIDLQAPKGRLILPQVQTIRDALDGDAAVMVVKEREYAAMLRELKTPPALAVCDSQVVQKMVADTPPHVPCTTFSILFARIKGDLRKYATGAVALERLKDGDQVLIAESCSHHPLEDDIGRVKIPRWIRQYTGASLKFDHFAGRDFPENLADYKLAVQCGGCMHNRREMLSRIQRCENAGVSITNYGVCISATQGVLKRVLSPFPSALQAWGDEMGGTSF is encoded by the coding sequence ATACAATCAACTCCAAAATCAAATCGCCTGCATATTGCGTTCTTCGGCCGCACCAATGTGGGGAAATCCAGCATTGTCAACTGCCTGGCGGATCAGGACATATCCATCACATCGGACGTACCGGGGACGACTACGGATGTGGTAGAAAAAGCCATCGAACTGTTACCCGTCGGGCCGGTATTGCTCATCGATACGGCGGGATTGGATGACGAATCTATTTTAGGTAGTGAACGGGTGCGCAAAACACAGCAGGTTTTTCATCGCGCGGACGTGGTGGTGCTGGTGACCGACGGGGCGCATTTTGGTGATTGCGAAGAAGACGTGCTGCGTCAGGCCCGCGAGCGCAATCTGCCGGTCATTGTAATGGCCAACAAGTCGGATATACAATTGCTTTCAGGAGCCATGAGCGCACTTTATGAAAGTCGGCATATATCGGTGATCAGCTGCATAGCCATTGATCCCGTGAAGCGGGAACAGATCCGAAATCAGTTCAAAACGCAGTTGCTGCAGATTTGTCCGGACGATTTTATGCAGCCGCCGCCATTGGTGTCGGATCTGGTTCCTCCGGGCCGTATTATCATGCTGGTTGTACCCATCGATTTACAGGCTCCGAAAGGACGCCTGATTCTGCCGCAGGTACAGACCATTCGCGATGCACTGGACGGAGATGCCGCCGTCATGGTGGTGAAAGAACGCGAATATGCGGCCATGCTGCGGGAGCTGAAAACTCCTCCGGCACTGGCCGTCTGCGATTCGCAGGTCGTCCAGAAAATGGTGGCCGATACACCGCCGCACGTTCCTTGCACCACCTTTTCCATTCTGTTCGCCCGCATCAAAGGGGATCTGCGTAAATACGCGACGGGAGCGGTTGCGTTGGAACGGCTGAAAGACGGGGATCAGGTGCTTATTGCCGAATCATGCAGTCATCATCCTTTAGAGGACGATATTGGCCGCGTGAAAATTCCGCGCTGGATTCGTCAGTATACAGGTGCGTCGTTGAAATTCGACCATTTTGCCGGACGGGATTTTCCAGAAAATCTGGCCGATTATAAACTGGCGGTGCAGTGCGGCGGCTGTATGCACAATCGTCGTGAAATGCTGTCGCGCATTCAGCGATGTGAAAACGCGGGCGTTTCGATCACAAATTATGGCGTTTGCATCTCTGCAACACAGGGAGTGCTGAAACGGGTGCTGTCACCCTTTCCATCCGCACTGCAAGCGTGGGGTGATGAAATGGGAGGAACGTCATTTTAG
- a CDS encoding CopG family transcriptional regulator → MDKRLGFVGIIVENRSSCAMEINVLLQEFGDLVVARMGLPYEKKGCSVITLIVDAGNDELGRLTGRLGQIDGVSVKSMLSKGK, encoded by the coding sequence ATGGATAAACGTTTGGGATTCGTTGGTATCATCGTTGAGAACAGGTCGTCCTGTGCCATGGAAATCAATGTCCTGCTGCAGGAATTCGGGGATCTTGTGGTGGCACGCATGGGACTGCCCTACGAGAAAAAGGGGTGTTCGGTCATTACCTTGATTGTGGATGCCGGCAACGATGAGCTGGGGCGGTTGACGGGGCGCCTGGGGCAGATTGACGGGGTGTCGGTTAAATCCATGCTGAGCAAGGGGAAATAG
- a CDS encoding flagellar assembly protein FliW yields MKTLVNPYQRNKQSAATDTQAIDPYSRLVALPVQSENIFHFPEGIPAFEDVKEFVFLSKPDSRPFMFMQALNPPDLNFVCIDPFLVHPEYAPRISNADIKALHVVDIHDILVLAIVTINRDVSQTTCNLQGPLVINMQTRVGRQMICDGQNYPVRYNIWDAMDRIERQELDEQKAACAADYM; encoded by the coding sequence ATGAAAACATTGGTCAATCCATATCAGAGAAACAAGCAATCAGCAGCGACCGATACGCAGGCGATTGACCCGTATTCCAGACTGGTCGCTCTTCCGGTGCAGTCGGAAAACATCTTTCATTTCCCCGAAGGCATTCCCGCCTTCGAAGATGTGAAAGAATTTGTCTTTCTGAGCAAACCGGATTCACGCCCGTTCATGTTCATGCAGGCACTCAATCCTCCGGATTTGAACTTTGTCTGCATTGATCCGTTTCTAGTACATCCGGAATATGCACCGCGTATCAGCAATGCGGATATTAAGGCACTGCATGTGGTTGATATCCATGACATTCTCGTTCTGGCTATCGTAACCATCAACCGTGATGTCTCGCAAACAACCTGCAATCTGCAGGGGCCGCTGGTCATTAACATGCAGACCCGTGTGGGCCGGCAGATGATCTGTGATGGACAGAACTACCCTGTTCGCTATAACATCTGGGATGCAATGGATCGCATTGAGCGACAGGAGCTCGATGAACAGAAAGCAGCCTGCGCTGCAGACTACATGTAA
- the hydG gene encoding [FeFe] hydrogenase H-cluster radical SAM maturase HydG produces MQDARYTTEGYMNNALRRSQTDHYLKDGKDFIPEDEINGFLESQKNPDASYIRDILAKSMAIETLEPKETAALLNVTDPVLIEEMKQTASKIKHHVYDNRIVTFAPLYMSNLCVNRCAYCGFHSENSELRRRVLTMDEVKEETRVLAGKIGHKRLIVVYGEHPSTSTDYIADTIETVYGVKEPTRRGFGQIRRVNINAAPLPVEDLKRLHDVGIGTYQVFQETYHKDTYSKVHPVDTVKGDYHWRLYCMHRALEAGVDDVGIGALFGLYSWKYEMMGLLYHARELEARYNIGPHTISFPRMEPAHNSPLANHPQNRMSDDDFDKLITVIRLSVPYVGLIITARENRATRDRCIPLGCTQTDASTRIGIGSYSDVYTAQEEDRQQFILGDTRSLEELIVDLAGKGIITSFCTAGYRCGRTGGCIMDMLKTGKEGKFCKINAILTFREWLDDFASDESIRICAPVIEKEMNEVRGMVKPEFYTSFKSYYDRICSGERDLYF; encoded by the coding sequence ATGCAAGATGCTAGATATACAACAGAAGGATATATGAACAACGCATTGCGTCGTTCACAAACCGATCACTATTTGAAAGATGGGAAAGATTTCATTCCGGAAGACGAGATCAACGGTTTTTTGGAGTCGCAAAAAAATCCGGATGCGTCATACATCCGCGATATTCTGGCCAAATCCATGGCCATCGAGACCCTGGAGCCCAAAGAGACGGCGGCTCTGCTGAATGTTACCGATCCGGTTTTGATCGAGGAAATGAAGCAGACGGCCAGCAAGATTAAGCACCATGTGTATGACAACCGTATTGTCACTTTTGCGCCTTTGTATATGTCCAATTTATGCGTAAACCGCTGTGCGTACTGCGGCTTTCACTCGGAAAACAGTGAATTGCGCCGCCGTGTGCTGACCATGGATGAAGTGAAAGAGGAAACGCGGGTTTTGGCCGGGAAGATCGGTCATAAGCGTCTGATTGTGGTTTATGGTGAACATCCGTCAACATCAACCGATTACATTGCCGACACCATTGAAACGGTCTATGGCGTCAAAGAGCCCACGCGTCGGGGGTTTGGTCAGATTCGCCGAGTGAACATCAATGCGGCGCCGCTGCCCGTAGAAGATTTAAAGCGGCTGCACGATGTGGGAATCGGAACCTATCAGGTTTTTCAGGAAACGTATCATAAGGACACGTATTCCAAAGTGCATCCCGTCGATACGGTCAAAGGCGATTATCACTGGCGTTTATACTGTATGCATCGGGCATTGGAGGCGGGTGTGGACGATGTGGGCATTGGTGCACTGTTTGGTTTATACAGCTGGAAATACGAAATGATGGGACTCCTCTATCATGCTCGTGAGCTGGAAGCCCGCTACAATATCGGACCTCATACCATTTCCTTCCCGCGCATGGAACCTGCGCATAATTCGCCGCTGGCCAATCATCCGCAAAATCGTATGAGCGATGACGATTTTGACAAACTGATCACTGTGATCCGGTTATCTGTTCCCTATGTGGGACTTATTATAACCGCCCGCGAAAACAGGGCCACACGAGATCGCTGTATCCCTCTGGGATGTACGCAGACTGATGCGTCGACGCGTATTGGTATTGGATCTTACAGCGACGTCTATACTGCGCAGGAAGAAGATCGTCAGCAGTTTATCCTCGGCGATACACGGTCGCTGGAAGAACTGATCGTTGATTTAGCGGGCAAAGGCATCATCACGTCTTTCTGTACAGCGGGATATCGCTGCGGTCGTACAGGCGGGTGCATTATGGACATGCTGAAGACAGGCAAAGAAGGCAAATTCTGCAAGATCAATGCGATATTGACCTTCAGAGAATGGCTGGATGATTTTGCATCGGACGAATCCATCCGAATCTGCGCCCCGGTCATCGAGAAAGAAATGAACGAAGTGCGGGGAATGGTGAAGCCGGAATTTTATACCTCCTTCAAGAGCTATTACGATCGCATCTGCAGTGGCGAGCGCGACCTGTATTTTTAG
- a CDS encoding GDP-L-fucose synthase, producing MTDFWKNKRVIVTGGAGFLGSFMVEQLKDKGCSNIIIPRRATCDLTRNDHVRKLLADAQPDVIIHLAAVVGGIGANKEHPGSFFYDNLMMGAQLMEEARRCGVEKFVALGTICAYPKFTPVPFKESDLWTGYPEETNAPYGLAKKMLLVQSQAYRQEYGFNSVYLLPVNLYGPRDNFDAHTSHVIPALIRKCLEAKENHADHIDVWGTGSASREFLYVEDAAEGILLAAEKMNTSDPVNLGSGREISIRDLITLIAELCGYEGAIRFDSSKPDGQPRRCLDVSRAKERFDFTAKTAFETGLRRTIDWYRNIRDRRPDGHPGI from the coding sequence ATGACTGATTTCTGGAAAAACAAGCGGGTTATAGTCACCGGCGGAGCCGGTTTTCTAGGCAGTTTTATGGTGGAGCAATTGAAAGATAAAGGGTGCTCAAACATCATCATCCCCCGCAGAGCCACTTGTGACCTGACCCGCAACGATCACGTCAGGAAACTGTTAGCCGATGCACAGCCGGATGTTATCATACATCTGGCGGCCGTTGTCGGGGGCATTGGAGCAAACAAGGAGCACCCGGGATCTTTTTTTTACGATAACCTGATGATGGGTGCACAGCTCATGGAAGAAGCCCGACGGTGTGGCGTCGAAAAATTTGTCGCCCTCGGTACCATCTGCGCCTATCCCAAATTTACCCCCGTTCCATTTAAGGAATCCGATCTATGGACAGGATATCCTGAAGAAACCAACGCGCCCTACGGGCTGGCAAAAAAAATGCTGCTCGTGCAGTCGCAGGCCTATCGGCAAGAATACGGATTTAACTCGGTCTACCTGTTACCCGTTAATCTGTACGGGCCCCGTGACAATTTTGATGCACACACATCCCACGTGATTCCGGCACTCATTCGTAAATGTCTGGAAGCCAAGGAAAACCATGCCGACCACATTGATGTATGGGGCACGGGCAGTGCCTCGCGAGAATTTCTTTATGTGGAAGATGCGGCAGAAGGCATTCTGCTTGCGGCAGAAAAAATGAACACATCGGATCCGGTGAATTTAGGATCCGGACGGGAAATTTCTATTCGCGACCTCATTACACTCATTGCCGAACTGTGCGGATATGAGGGAGCCATTCGATTTGACTCGTCTAAACCCGACGGCCAGCCTCGTCGCTGTCTCGATGTTTCCCGAGCCAAAGAACGGTTTGATTTTACAGCAAAAACAGCCTTTGAAACCGGATTGCGCCGGACGATCGACTGGTACCGAAACATTCGTGACCGGCGTCCTGACGGACACCCCGGCATATAG
- a CDS encoding glycosyltransferase has protein sequence MKTPSIPRISAVMLTCGRPEQCRHCVEANARALASLPAEILVINNTVCPPPTFSETSPTPVRLIQNPVAGGAEARNLALLHARGDYFLFLDDDATISTSMIRSAMQAMDYDETTGIVCFRVNNAQTEEASLLPTVFHGCAVMIRRQALSDAGGYPSNFGYYAEEYDIAFRIFSAGYRMRLLNTGERAQHLRVAQGRNLSRILRLLVRNNSFVCARFFSGLFLQDALMDVVQRYQLICIKEHIPMAFRQGLALLPLALWRGWNQRQPLTEKLRAQITRELLFDSFLAELPRDRHVPVLLCGTGRFPRHHIRLVQQAGLAVTAFADFNPCWHGQTIRTVPVYTPQEALAAYPRAQWINGCASLADSAQWHDLLQAESQLQHSPVSEKSTAPKEDYALQNLPDLFQFNNFSCCRNRASSH, from the coding sequence ATGAAAACACCTTCCATCCCGCGAATTTCTGCCGTTATGCTGACCTGCGGACGACCGGAACAATGCCGGCACTGCGTAGAAGCGAACGCCCGCGCCCTGGCCTCGCTTCCGGCGGAAATACTGGTCATCAACAACACGGTATGCCCTCCGCCCACGTTTTCGGAGACGTCCCCCACCCCGGTCCGGCTGATTCAGAACCCCGTTGCCGGTGGTGCCGAAGCACGCAATCTGGCACTGCTTCATGCCCGGGGAGACTATTTTCTGTTCCTGGACGATGATGCCACCATTTCCACCTCCATGATCCGGTCGGCCATGCAGGCTATGGATTACGACGAAACCACCGGCATCGTCTGTTTTCGCGTAAACAATGCACAAACGGAGGAAGCCTCGCTGCTGCCCACGGTATTTCACGGCTGTGCGGTGATGATTCGACGTCAGGCACTGTCCGATGCCGGTGGCTACCCATCAAATTTTGGTTATTACGCAGAAGAATATGATATCGCTTTTCGCATCTTTTCTGCGGGTTATCGCATGAGACTGCTGAATACAGGCGAACGGGCACAGCATTTGCGTGTCGCTCAGGGCCGCAATCTAAGCCGGATTTTGCGGTTGCTTGTACGCAATAACAGTTTTGTCTGCGCCCGTTTTTTTAGCGGCCTTTTTTTGCAGGACGCCCTGATGGATGTGGTGCAGCGCTACCAGCTCATCTGCATCAAGGAACACATTCCCATGGCCTTTCGACAGGGGTTGGCTCTGCTTCCTCTCGCCTTATGGCGCGGATGGAATCAGCGACAGCCGCTCACAGAGAAACTTCGCGCCCAGATCACGCGAGAGCTGCTGTTTGACTCTTTTCTGGCGGAGCTCCCGCGTGACAGACATGTGCCGGTGCTCCTCTGCGGGACAGGTCGCTTTCCGCGACATCATATCCGCCTGGTTCAGCAAGCCGGCCTCGCGGTGACGGCCTTTGCGGATTTCAATCCCTGCTGGCACGGGCAGACCATCCGCACGGTTCCGGTGTATACTCCGCAGGAAGCACTTGCCGCATATCCCCGGGCACAATGGATCAACGGGTGCGCATCCTTAGCCGACAGCGCACAATGGCACGACCTGCTACAGGCCGAATCACAGCTGCAGCACAGCCCCGTATCGGAAAAATCAACCGCCCCGAAGGAAGATTATGCACTGCAAAACCTGCCAGATCTATTTCAGTTCAACAATTTCTCCTGCTGCCGCAACAGGGCATCCTCGCACTGA